Proteins encoded together in one Variovorax paradoxus EPS window:
- a CDS encoding polysaccharide biosynthesis protein, with protein MAIVRACTFFGIGYGLVFSVIGVSGVPRTVGFLMPMMLFLTVASSRMLARYWLGGMYMSALDRKALPQVVIYGAGGAGVQLAAALAQSREMSVRAFIDDARHLQGNTLHGLPIHSPDWLEHNAAKHGITDVLMAMPSSSRGRRAEILNQLLPLHLHVRTLPALADLANGRVQVHDLLEVDIEDLLGRDPVAPRGDLLHKNIRHQVVLVTGAGGSIGSELCRQIVQLSPKTLLLVEMNEYALYGIHQELEALAPHIHVVPLLASVCDAARLREVMRAWHPDTVYHAAAYKHVPLVEHNPIEGVRNNALGTLTAARVAMECKVRRFVLISTDKAVRPTNVMGASKRLAEMTLQGLAQQKSGTCFSMVRFGNVLGSSGSVVPLFRRQIEAGGPITLTHADITRYFMTIPEAAQLVIQASAMAEGGDVFVLDMGEPVRIIDLARRLVELSGRTVRDENSPDGDIELQITGLRPGEKLYEELLIGDNALQTSHPRVMKAHEPCLPEEELWRQFDVLTAALRNSDVPALKRTLQQMLPGYRAHAEVVDWVHMERNRRSLTVVNCTEESANSELPMAVAL; from the coding sequence ATGGCCATCGTGCGTGCCTGCACGTTCTTCGGCATCGGCTACGGGCTCGTGTTTTCCGTGATCGGCGTGAGCGGGGTTCCGCGGACGGTCGGGTTCCTCATGCCCATGATGCTGTTCCTGACAGTGGCCAGCTCGCGCATGTTGGCGCGCTACTGGTTGGGCGGCATGTACATGAGCGCGCTCGACCGGAAGGCATTGCCGCAAGTGGTGATCTACGGTGCCGGCGGCGCCGGGGTGCAACTGGCTGCCGCATTGGCCCAGAGCCGCGAGATGTCGGTTCGTGCCTTCATCGACGACGCCAGGCATCTCCAAGGCAACACCCTTCACGGGCTGCCCATCCATTCGCCCGATTGGCTCGAGCACAACGCTGCGAAGCACGGCATTACCGATGTGCTGATGGCGATGCCTTCGTCCAGCCGTGGGCGCCGGGCGGAGATCCTGAACCAGTTGCTGCCTCTGCATCTTCATGTGCGGACGCTCCCGGCACTGGCCGATCTGGCCAACGGCCGAGTGCAGGTCCACGATCTGCTCGAGGTCGACATCGAAGACCTCTTGGGGCGTGACCCGGTCGCGCCGAGAGGCGATTTGCTGCACAAGAACATCCGCCATCAAGTCGTGCTGGTCACGGGAGCGGGCGGTTCCATCGGCAGCGAGCTGTGCCGGCAGATCGTGCAGCTTTCGCCCAAAACGTTGCTGCTGGTGGAGATGAACGAGTACGCGCTCTATGGAATCCATCAGGAGCTCGAAGCCTTGGCGCCCCACATCCACGTGGTTCCTCTGCTGGCGTCGGTGTGCGACGCGGCGCGTTTGCGTGAAGTGATGCGCGCCTGGCACCCGGACACCGTCTATCACGCCGCCGCCTACAAGCATGTGCCGCTGGTCGAGCACAACCCGATCGAAGGCGTGCGCAACAACGCGCTGGGCACGCTCACGGCGGCGCGGGTCGCCATGGAATGCAAGGTGCGCCGCTTCGTGCTCATCAGCACCGACAAGGCGGTGCGCCCGACCAACGTCATGGGCGCCAGCAAGCGGTTGGCCGAGATGACTCTGCAGGGGCTCGCGCAACAAAAATCGGGCACCTGCTTCTCGATGGTTCGCTTCGGCAATGTGCTGGGCTCCAGCGGCTCGGTGGTTCCGCTGTTCCGCCGGCAAATCGAAGCGGGCGGCCCGATCACGCTGACGCATGCGGACATCACGCGCTACTTCATGACCATTCCAGAGGCGGCGCAATTGGTCATCCAGGCCAGCGCAATGGCCGAAGGCGGCGATGTGTTCGTGCTCGACATGGGCGAGCCGGTGCGCATCATCGACCTCGCGCGCCGCCTGGTTGAACTGTCGGGACGCACGGTGCGAGACGAGAACTCGCCCGATGGCGACATCGAACTCCAGATCACCGGCCTGCGGCCCGGCGAGAAGCTGTACGAGGAACTGCTGATCGGCGACAACGCCCTGCAGACCTCGCACCCGCGCGTGATGAAGGCGCACGAGCCTTGCCTCCCCGAGGAAGAGCTTTGGCGCCAGTTCGACGTATTGACCGCCGCGCTTCGCAACAGCGACGTGCCGGCGCTCAAGCGAACGCTGCAGCAGATGCTGCCCGGCTACCGCGCTCACGCGGAAGTGGTCGACTGGGTGCACATGGAGCGGAATCGCAGGTCGTTGACTGTTGTGAATTGCACCGAAGAGAGTGCCAACTCGGAACTGCCGATGGCCGTTGCACTCTGA
- a CDS encoding polysaccharide biosynthesis tyrosine autokinase: protein MTALASTPMPTTAPIVTPRDDDDVIHLSEYLDILIDRKWLVAGITFVAVVLGVAYALLSTPIYQSNLLIQVEDSAPDAKNFLGDTANLFDVKTPATGEIQILRSRLVIGGAVEATRLYIDAQPRRIPVIGEWLARRAKNLSEPGLFGFDGYVSGTEAIDIEKFNVPAALEDQQPFVITAQTDGQYTLAHPDLPSPLSGTVGKLLSQVIPGGTIALMVSKLDGKPGAEFVVSHASLLATIEELQRRVQLSEQGKQSNVISVSLEDSDRDRLRRILDEIGAQYVHQNIERKAAEAEKTLEFLDDQLPEFKKQLEVSEDAYASFRNKNGTIAFDEEAKAMLNQTVELRKQLLESEQQRRDLRARFTATNPKVGVIDGQISAINRELAQIDSRVSAMPVVQRDALRLERDVRVNGELYKSLLNSSLQLRLVKEGKVGNVRLLDKATEPKKPVKPQKPLIVALSLVLGLLAGVAFAILRSKMASGINNPQEIEDRLGLNVYSVVPLAIEQERIGQRIAGGVGGVQVLAINEPESLAVESLRNLRISLQLALMETDNNRVLITGATPGVGKSFVSGNFAAIMAEAGRRVLLVDADLRKGHLHTAFGLPRKGGLADILSGDMTSEQAIHSQVTPNLDVLTTGNYPFNPASMMLSSTLREFLEAMSARYDLVVIDSPPVLVAADAAAVAAHAGAILLVARDNLTQIGELSESVKRLAHAGQRVSGVVFNGMDLSRRHYGSYGYKYGGYRYTEYKYKDAA from the coding sequence ATGACTGCTCTTGCTTCTACTCCGATGCCCACGACGGCTCCTATCGTTACCCCGCGCGATGATGACGATGTCATCCACCTGTCCGAATACCTCGACATCCTGATCGATCGCAAGTGGTTGGTGGCCGGCATTACTTTTGTCGCCGTCGTGTTGGGTGTCGCCTATGCGTTATTGTCCACGCCTATTTATCAGTCCAATTTGCTAATCCAGGTCGAAGACTCAGCGCCCGACGCAAAGAACTTCCTTGGTGATACGGCGAACCTGTTCGACGTAAAGACGCCGGCAACAGGCGAAATTCAGATCCTTCGATCGCGCTTGGTCATCGGTGGAGCAGTGGAGGCAACGCGCCTCTACATCGACGCGCAGCCCCGCCGTATCCCTGTGATTGGAGAATGGCTTGCACGGCGTGCGAAGAATCTGTCTGAGCCGGGGCTTTTTGGCTTCGATGGCTATGTGTCGGGTACTGAGGCGATAGACATTGAAAAATTTAACGTGCCCGCGGCACTTGAGGATCAGCAGCCATTCGTGATCACCGCGCAGACCGATGGGCAGTACACGCTCGCCCATCCTGACCTGCCATCCCCATTGTCTGGCACCGTTGGCAAGCTGCTTAGTCAGGTGATACCCGGAGGCACCATCGCACTGATGGTGTCGAAACTGGACGGAAAACCTGGTGCCGAATTCGTTGTTTCGCATGCTTCCCTGCTGGCGACGATTGAGGAGCTGCAAAGGCGGGTTCAACTCAGCGAGCAGGGCAAACAATCGAACGTGATCAGCGTGTCGCTGGAGGACAGTGATCGCGATCGTTTGCGGCGGATCCTCGATGAGATCGGCGCGCAGTACGTGCACCAAAACATCGAGCGGAAAGCGGCCGAAGCTGAGAAGACACTTGAATTCCTCGACGACCAACTACCCGAATTCAAGAAGCAACTCGAAGTTTCGGAAGACGCCTACGCAAGCTTCCGCAACAAGAACGGGACCATCGCCTTCGACGAGGAGGCCAAGGCCATGCTGAATCAGACTGTCGAACTGCGAAAGCAACTGCTCGAGTCGGAGCAGCAGCGGCGTGACCTACGCGCGCGCTTCACTGCGACGAACCCCAAGGTCGGCGTGATCGATGGTCAGATATCAGCCATCAATCGCGAACTCGCTCAAATCGACAGCCGTGTTAGTGCCATGCCGGTTGTTCAGCGCGATGCATTGCGGCTGGAGCGCGATGTCCGTGTCAATGGCGAGCTTTACAAGTCGCTGCTCAACAGCTCGTTGCAGTTGCGCTTGGTCAAGGAAGGTAAGGTCGGCAACGTGCGCCTGCTCGACAAAGCGACCGAGCCCAAGAAACCGGTGAAGCCACAAAAGCCTTTGATCGTTGCGCTGTCGCTCGTGCTCGGCCTGCTGGCCGGCGTCGCTTTTGCGATCTTGCGCAGCAAAATGGCCAGCGGCATTAACAATCCGCAAGAAATCGAAGACCGCCTAGGCCTGAACGTTTACTCCGTCGTGCCACTCGCCATCGAGCAGGAGCGAATCGGGCAACGCATTGCGGGTGGCGTCGGCGGCGTCCAAGTGCTGGCCATCAACGAGCCGGAAAGCCTTGCCGTGGAAAGCTTGCGCAACCTGCGCATTTCCCTGCAGTTGGCGTTGATGGAGACCGACAACAACCGCGTGCTCATCACCGGTGCCACGCCGGGTGTCGGCAAGAGCTTCGTTTCAGGCAACTTCGCGGCCATCATGGCCGAGGCCGGCCGGCGCGTACTGCTGGTCGACGCCGACTTGCGGAAGGGCCACCTGCACACAGCCTTCGGCCTGCCGCGCAAGGGCGGGCTGGCCGACATCCTCTCTGGTGACATGACCAGCGAGCAGGCGATCCACAGCCAAGTGACGCCGAACCTCGACGTTCTCACCACGGGCAACTACCCGTTCAATCCGGCCAGCATGATGCTGTCGTCTACGTTGAGGGAATTCCTTGAAGCCATGTCGGCCCGCTACGACCTCGTGGTGATCGACAGTCCACCCGTGCTGGTGGCGGCCGATGCTGCAGCGGTGGCGGCACACGCCGGCGCGATTCTGTTGGTGGCGCGCGACAACCTCACGCAGATCGGCGAACTCAGCGAGAGCGTCAAGCGCCTGGCCCATGCAGGCCAGCGGGTCAGCGGCGTTGTCTTCAACGGCATGGATCTTTCACGCCGGCACTACGGTAGCTATGGCTACAAATACGGCGGTTACCGGTACACCGAATACAAATACAAAGATGCCGCTTGA
- a CDS encoding low molecular weight protein-tyrosine-phosphatase, protein MKSVLVVCIGNICRSPMGEALIAAALPNIKVTSAGVGALVGQPADALARELMAKRGLDIESHRARQLTSRMCQEADLILVMDEEQRLHINEKHPLTRGKLFRLGEVARVDIPDPYRLGQPAFERALKLIDDGASAWVERIKKLS, encoded by the coding sequence ATGAAGTCCGTACTGGTCGTATGCATCGGAAACATCTGCCGCAGCCCGATGGGAGAAGCCTTGATCGCCGCTGCTTTGCCAAACATCAAGGTGACGTCCGCCGGCGTGGGTGCACTTGTGGGCCAGCCCGCTGACGCATTGGCGCGTGAACTCATGGCCAAGCGCGGCCTCGACATCGAGTCTCATCGTGCGCGGCAACTGACCAGCCGGATGTGCCAGGAAGCCGACCTGATCCTGGTCATGGACGAAGAGCAACGACTGCATATCAACGAGAAGCACCCGCTCACACGCGGCAAGTTGTTTCGTCTCGGCGAGGTCGCACGCGTCGACATCCCCGATCCTTATCGCCTGGGCCAGCCGGCCTTCGAGCGAGCCCTGAAACTCATCGACGACGGCGCCAGTGCGTGGGTCGAACGCATCAAGAAACTCTCATGA
- a CDS encoding VanZ family protein, whose translation MPDNTTHGRSSTTGQRFGRVSRIVFWACAVAVLVLSLAPATTPMPSTGWDKTNHLLAFAMLAFWAHRAYPGRTAAVLLGLLAYGGLIEALQASTPDRSAEWADLLADGVGLLFGEMLARLMWPWLAKRLSVDGQRA comes from the coding sequence GTGCCTGACAACACTACTCATGGAAGAAGCAGCACGACCGGACAGCGATTCGGCCGGGTCTCCCGCATCGTGTTCTGGGCGTGTGCCGTCGCGGTGCTCGTGCTTTCGCTCGCGCCCGCCACAACTCCGATGCCATCCACCGGTTGGGACAAGACAAACCATCTGCTGGCTTTTGCAATGCTTGCCTTTTGGGCGCATCGCGCTTATCCGGGGCGCACCGCCGCCGTTCTGTTGGGGCTCCTCGCGTATGGCGGGCTCATCGAAGCGCTGCAGGCTTCCACTCCTGACCGGTCTGCCGAGTGGGCGGACCTGTTGGCTGACGGCGTTGGACTTCTGTTCGGCGAGATGCTCGCCCGGCTGATGTGGCCGTGGCTTGCCAAGAGGCTTTCGGTTGACGGCCAGCGGGCGTAA
- a CDS encoding acetyltransferase, with protein MATKRLLIIGTGGHGRSVAEAVLLRNDYVLTGFLDDAAEAAQRLWDWPVWGTTAVLGAYRNQVDAVFVAIGNNALREALHQRVQAEGLALATVIHPAAAVSHRAAIGQGSAVMAGAVVGTGVELGEGVIVNCGAVVDHDCTMEPFGHLGVNAGMAGGSILGRRAWMQVGASIAQGAKVAADRVLLPGEVVARA; from the coding sequence ATGGCAACGAAGCGTTTGCTGATCATCGGCACAGGCGGCCACGGACGCAGCGTTGCGGAAGCGGTCCTGCTCCGAAACGACTATGTGTTGACGGGGTTCCTCGACGATGCGGCCGAGGCTGCTCAACGCTTGTGGGACTGGCCGGTGTGGGGAACCACGGCCGTGCTGGGCGCATACAGGAATCAGGTCGATGCGGTGTTCGTGGCCATCGGCAACAACGCGTTGCGCGAAGCTTTGCACCAGCGCGTGCAGGCGGAGGGGTTGGCTTTGGCAACGGTGATTCACCCCGCTGCCGCTGTATCGCACAGGGCTGCGATAGGCCAAGGCAGCGCCGTCATGGCCGGTGCTGTCGTGGGCACTGGCGTCGAGCTGGGGGAAGGCGTGATCGTGAACTGCGGTGCGGTTGTCGATCACGACTGCACGATGGAGCCGTTCGGCCATCTGGGCGTGAATGCCGGGATGGCCGGTGGCAGCATCTTGGGGCGCCGTGCGTGGATGCAGGTGGGCGCCTCAATCGCCCAAGGGGCCAAGGTGGCCGCAGACCGTGTGTTGCTTCCGGGCGAGGTGGTGGCGCGTGCCTGA
- a CDS encoding sugar transferase, protein MKRLFDLLLALCAAAVLLVPLVLVALAVRLTSRGPVLYWSDRVGRNNRIFKMPKFRSMRTGTPAVATHLLTDPKSHLTSIGPLLRKSSLDELPQLWSILKGDMSFVGPRPALFNQTDLIDLRTGHGVHLLVPGLTGWAQVNGRDELPIPVKVQFDAEYLQRRSLAFDIRILWLTFVKVLKRDGVTH, encoded by the coding sequence GTGAAACGCCTGTTTGATCTGCTCTTAGCGCTCTGCGCGGCTGCCGTGTTGTTAGTGCCTTTAGTCTTGGTCGCCTTGGCGGTCCGCCTTACTTCCCGAGGACCCGTACTTTATTGGTCCGACCGCGTTGGTAGGAATAATCGAATTTTTAAGATGCCGAAGTTCCGCAGCATGCGGACCGGTACACCTGCTGTCGCCACGCATCTGTTAACGGATCCGAAGTCGCATTTAACATCGATTGGTCCGCTATTACGAAAATCCAGCCTCGATGAATTACCGCAGCTTTGGAGCATTCTCAAAGGCGATATGAGCTTTGTAGGGCCGCGTCCGGCGCTCTTCAACCAGACAGACCTGATCGATTTGCGGACGGGCCATGGCGTGCACTTGTTGGTGCCGGGGCTCACGGGTTGGGCTCAAGTCAACGGGCGCGACGAATTGCCGATTCCGGTGAAGGTTCAGTTCGATGCTGAATACCTGCAGCGCCGTTCCTTGGCATTCGACATCCGCATCCTGTGGCTTACGTTCGTCAAAGTGCTCAAGCGCGATGGCGTGACGCATTGA
- a CDS encoding UDP-glucose 4-epimerase family protein has translation MKKLVAVTGASGFIGSTVVRACEKRGVAVRSLVRRDTAGGANSFEIGDIDSDTNWQNALEGVECIVHCAGRAHVLIERNSDPLAEFRRINRDGTLNLAEQAATTGVKRLIFLSSIGVMGSTTDGRAPFSESDTPQPMMDYAISKLEAERGLQEIATRTGLEVVILRPPMVYGPGAPGNFARLVRALVKGWPLPLGSVSSNRRSYIGIQNLVDLIVTCIEHPAAASQTFLACDGEDVSTVDLLRRMGVALKKSPRLLPFPVSLIKVGAGVLGKATLAQSLCASLQVDGDKARQMLGWEPPLDLNEGLRLAVEEYLSETPV, from the coding sequence ATGAAAAAATTAGTTGCTGTTACCGGTGCTTCCGGCTTTATCGGGTCGACTGTGGTGCGCGCCTGCGAGAAGCGCGGCGTTGCGGTGCGGTCGCTCGTGCGCAGGGACACGGCAGGCGGGGCAAATTCCTTTGAGATCGGTGATATAGACTCCGATACAAACTGGCAGAATGCGTTGGAAGGAGTCGAGTGCATTGTTCACTGTGCCGGCAGAGCCCATGTATTGATCGAAAGAAATTCAGACCCGCTTGCTGAATTTCGTAGGATTAATCGAGACGGGACGTTGAATTTGGCGGAGCAGGCTGCTACCACCGGAGTAAAGCGCTTGATATTTCTCAGTTCTATTGGGGTGATGGGATCGACTACAGATGGTCGTGCTCCGTTTTCCGAATCCGATACGCCACAGCCGATGATGGACTATGCGATTTCCAAGTTGGAAGCTGAACGTGGTTTGCAGGAAATAGCTACCCGCACAGGGCTTGAGGTCGTCATTTTGCGACCACCAATGGTTTATGGTCCCGGCGCACCGGGTAACTTTGCTCGCTTGGTGCGCGCTTTGGTAAAGGGTTGGCCGTTGCCGCTCGGAAGCGTGAGCAGTAATCGACGTAGCTATATTGGTATTCAGAACCTCGTCGATTTGATAGTCACTTGCATCGAGCATCCGGCTGCCGCGTCTCAGACTTTTTTAGCTTGCGATGGTGAGGATGTTTCGACTGTGGACTTGTTACGTCGAATGGGTGTTGCACTCAAAAAATCGCCGCGTCTTCTTCCGTTTCCAGTGAGTCTGATAAAAGTAGGGGCCGGTGTGCTGGGCAAAGCAACTCTTGCGCAAAGCCTTTGTGCTTCTTTGCAGGTGGACGGAGATAAGGCTAGGCAAATGCTCGGGTGGGAGCCCCCGCTGGATCTCAATGAAGGGCTTCGGCTAGCTGTAGAGGAATATTTGAGTGAAACGCCTGTTTGA
- a CDS encoding glycosyltransferase family 4 protein, producing the protein MRIEKTVWIINHYASTPAAGMGGRHYYLAQELVRLGFKVYLISASYTHLLRAPPALEKNHMLEIVDGIHYIWLRGLRYEHAHSKKRILNWFVFAWRLCGLRKIIKDDPVAILCSSPSLISFLGAKYLTWRLRARLIFEVRDIWPLTFVKLGGYSIRHPFIRFLQWIEDAAYRHSERVISNLPMAVEHMVQRGMDRAKFAWIPNGFSLGEVKNPQELSSTTARRLPADKFLVGYAGTLGVANAMEVLLQAADELKDVPGISIVLVGAGRECSRLKKFAIDRGLQNVIFMDAIPKNQIQNLLARFDVLYIGWKKDPLYDFGIAPNKLPEYMYSGKPILHSFSGAGDVVEKFEMGLTVPAEDSRAVAQAILKLYQMPSIDREKLGANGRRYVLENHEYSMLAAKLADVICKA; encoded by the coding sequence GCGTATTGAAAAAACCGTTTGGATCATAAATCATTATGCGAGCACGCCGGCCGCGGGAATGGGTGGACGCCATTACTATCTGGCTCAAGAACTGGTACGCCTTGGATTTAAAGTTTATCTGATTTCTGCGAGCTATACGCATTTGCTTCGTGCGCCTCCCGCACTCGAAAAAAATCACATGCTAGAAATTGTTGATGGGATCCACTACATATGGCTGCGCGGATTGCGGTACGAGCACGCCCATAGCAAGAAGAGAATTTTGAATTGGTTTGTCTTTGCATGGCGTCTCTGTGGCCTGCGCAAGATTATTAAAGATGATCCAGTTGCAATTCTGTGCTCGTCACCGTCTTTGATATCATTTTTGGGTGCCAAGTATCTGACTTGGCGGCTCAGGGCTCGTCTAATATTTGAGGTGCGCGATATTTGGCCGCTAACATTCGTGAAGTTAGGAGGCTATTCAATTCGACACCCCTTTATCCGATTTCTACAATGGATCGAGGACGCTGCATATCGTCACTCCGAGCGCGTGATTTCGAATTTGCCGATGGCAGTTGAGCACATGGTGCAACGGGGTATGGACAGAGCCAAATTTGCGTGGATCCCAAACGGATTTTCTTTGGGCGAGGTAAAAAATCCACAGGAGTTATCGTCCACCACAGCGCGACGTTTGCCAGCGGATAAGTTTTTAGTGGGCTATGCGGGGACTTTGGGCGTTGCGAATGCTATGGAAGTTTTGCTCCAAGCCGCCGATGAATTGAAAGATGTACCTGGTATTTCGATCGTCTTGGTCGGTGCCGGGAGGGAGTGTTCACGATTAAAGAAGTTTGCAATAGATCGAGGTTTGCAGAATGTTATTTTTATGGATGCCATTCCAAAAAATCAAATTCAAAACTTGCTTGCTCGATTTGATGTTTTATATATTGGATGGAAAAAAGATCCTTTGTATGATTTTGGTATTGCGCCAAATAAATTGCCTGAATACATGTATTCGGGAAAGCCGATCTTGCACTCATTCTCGGGTGCGGGCGATGTTGTTGAGAAGTTTGAAATGGGATTAACCGTTCCAGCCGAGGACTCGAGAGCGGTAGCCCAAGCTATTCTCAAGCTTTACCAAATGCCGTCAATAGATCGCGAAAAATTGGGGGCAAACGGGCGTCGATATGTATTGGAAAATCACGAGTATTCAATGTTAGCTGCTAAGTTGGCTGATGTGATCTGCAAAGCGTAG